In Amphiura filiformis chromosome 1, Afil_fr2py, whole genome shotgun sequence, the following are encoded in one genomic region:
- the LOC140146250 gene encoding uncharacterized protein, producing MGYNCADRCAPGNFGPRCEYECKCPDGLQCNQSTGDCYPKQDTAKMLSDSHPKDRPPPPLLSSPGPGSIMPNFFTGSPLTQRQVATLSSQVDTTLTTTSVSSNQQLNSANRQANVRVANRPINSPSTYNEINAIDKPAMKPTNRVTTTSAPVTGHSTTVEYEFINQNGSAGPIDIQNAPDPPVITTAFYPSNKLWGVLAMIGFLLAIMVVLLATLLVKRQRTVAAEDDGKLRRPKKLTQEDNIYETVNELQRNSALQQHPLHIVLFGSPPNAPSSPRPMTPTSPRPTTPSSPCPGTPLLPVSGAPPFNQPAHRSESMKVRQSTDTLPKLPLKTNSMRETSQEGVKLRAKMAAKRPRSIHGLSGIQEGNYADAFANADSETSARFSFLEDLTNGGGIKKPFYFTLEAEEAKCKGYDNFEQYIPGTKADREKTLELAKQGIIYSTVERKRKNRIAQAAKNGNYENPPDVLPVTKCDRPALVRVDSRKRVVKELCTPIKGESVKHTYGKLQHSTLDDSNHVYGHLGPNSSMISRSRELLDQDNGYDQINRSASLTPSDPHVVEAEVHSDNIYDQLDRKTGDILVDSCGKLQRNDSAHGRQPVYDRVQRQDSFAPHSMNMMKAHTRDYDHVERRDTIFTSVSPDISVATENADIKNNTLEIEQNVYGQLHAVNSVTPPKPTPSSRSNFGAKVLNQFRFGPVKMRAIP from the exons ATGGG ATATAATTGTGCAGACAGATGTGCACCTGGTAATTTTGGTCCACGATGTGAATATGAATGTAAATGTCCTGATGGTTTACAATGTAATCAAAGTACAGGAGATTGCTATCCGAAACAAGACACAG CTAAAATGCTTTCAGACTCACACCCAAAGGATCGGCCTCCACCTCCACTGCTAAGCTCCCCAGGACCAGGATCAATAATGCCAAACTTTTTCACAGGAAGTCCACTGACGCAAAGACAAGTAGCTACATTATCAAGTCAGGTTGACACTACACTTACAACCACATCTGTATCATCAAACCAACAGCTAAACTCAGCAAATAGACAAGCTAATGTACGTGTAGCCAACAGACCAATCAACAGTCCATCAACATATAATGAAATCAATGCAATAGACAAACCTGCAATGAAACCAACCAACAGAGTCACAACCACATCAGCACCTGTCACAGGTCACTCTACAACAGTTGAATATGAATTTATTAATCAGAATGGCTCTGCTGGTCCCATCGACATCCAGAATGCACCTGACCCTCCAGTAATTACAACAGCTTTCTATCCATCCAACAAGTTATGGGGTGTATTGGCTATGATTGGCTTTTTATTGGCCATTATGGTTGTATTGTTGGCAACTCTCTTAGTGAAAAGGCAAAGAACAGTTGCAGCTGAAGACGATGGCAAATTACGACG ACCAAAGAAACTTACACAAGAAGACAACATCTATGAAACTGTCAATGAACTACAAAGAAATTCTG CTTTACAGCAACATCCACTTCATATAGTATTATTTGGTTCTCCACCGAATGCACCAAGCTCCCCAAGACCAATGACTCCAACATCTCCAAGACCTACCACACCATCATCTCCTTGTCCGGGAACACCCTTGCTTCCTGTGTCAGGAGCTCCACCATTCAACCAACCTGCACATAGAAGTGAATCCATGAAGGTTAGACAAAGCACTGATACACTGCCTAAATTACCACTCAAGACAAACTCAATGAGAGAAACTTCACAAGAAGGTGTTAAACTGAgagccaaaatggctgccaagcGTCCTCGCAGCATTCATGGACTATCAGGAATCCAAGAAGGGAACTATGCTGATGCCTTTGCTAATGCAGACTCAGAAACATCAGCAAGGTTTTCATTTCTTGAAGATCTAACAAATGGTGGAGGCATAAAGAAACCTTTTTATTTCACTCTGGAAGCAGAAGAGGCTAAATGTAAGGGGTATGATAATTTTGAACAATATATTCCTGGCACTAAAGCAGATAGAGAGAAAACATTAGAATTAGCTAAACAGGGAATCATATACAGCActgttgaaagaaaaagaaaaaacagaATTGCACAAGCTGCTAAAAATGGAAACTATGAGAATCCACCTGATGTTTTGCCAGTCACAAAGTGTGACCGACCTGCTCTAGTTCGAGTTGACTCTAGAAAAAGAGTAGTCAAAGAACTGTGTACTCCTATTAAAGGAGAGAGTGTAAAACACACTTACGGAAAGCTTCAGCACAGTACATTAGATGACAGTAATCATGTGTATGGCCATTTAGGACCAAATTCTTCAATGATATCACGAAGCAGGGAATTATTAGACCAAGATAATGGTTATGATCAAATTAATAGATCTGCATCATTAACACCTTCAGATCCACATGTTGTAGAAGCAGAAGTTCATTCTGACAATATTTATGACCAACTTGATAGAAAGACAGGGGATATACTTGTTGATTCTTGTGGGAAGTTACAACGAAATGATTCTGCACATGGAAGACAGCCTGTGTATGACAGAGTGCAAAGACAAGACAGTTTTGCACCACACTCCATGAATATGATGAAAGCACACACAAGAGACTATGATCATGTGGAAAGAAGAGACACCATTTTTACATCTGTCTCTCCTGATATCAGTGTTGCTACAGAAAATGCTGATATCAAGAATAATACTTTGGAGATAGAACAGAATGTTTATGGCCAATTACATGCTGTGAATTCGGTCACACCACCAAAACCAACACCATCATCAAGGAGCAATTTTGGAGCAAAGGTACTGAATCAATTTCGATTTGGTCCAGTAAAAATGAGAGCAATCCCCTAG